One window from the genome of Thalassospira xiamenensis M-5 = DSM 17429 encodes:
- a CDS encoding DUF2000 family protein — MFDTKVAIVLRNDLENWQSLNVTAFLMSGIVAQFPEIIGEPYKDRDNNIYNPLSRQPVIVLSADAATMAKIHRRALERGVTTSLYVEEMFSTGHDEANRDAFGQFSPEDAKAVGIALRAEKRVTDKIIKGAKMHP; from the coding sequence ATGTTTGATACCAAAGTCGCCATTGTTCTTCGCAATGATCTCGAAAATTGGCAATCGCTGAATGTGACGGCATTTTTAATGAGCGGTATTGTCGCCCAGTTTCCCGAAATCATCGGGGAACCCTATAAAGACCGTGACAATAATATCTATAACCCCTTGTCCCGCCAACCGGTGATCGTTCTGTCGGCTGATGCCGCGACAATGGCAAAGATTCACCGCCGTGCCCTTGAGCGTGGGGTAACCACATCGCTTTATGTCGAGGAAATGTTTTCAACCGGTCATGACGAAGCCAATCGCGATGCTTTCGGGCAGTTCTCGCCAGAGGATGCCAAAGCGGTCGGAATTGCTTTGCGCGCGGAAAAACGGGTGACTGACAAAATCATCAAGGGCGCAAAGATGCATCCGTGA
- a CDS encoding AraC family transcriptional regulator, with protein MLDSVNQTPSDGLERLCKPREHFISAAPLPGIERMEALFFGNMFAPHRHDTYALGITMQGVQTFNYRGSSCASQPGNVIILHPDEVHDGGAGTEDGLRYRMLYLEPSLLRQGLGTDTASLPFVSDPVIADSQLAATLASMLAHLDEDVDPLLIDQFISDIATGLAQHAKNSMKPIGFLALEHMERAKQYLEDNFDRPVQSAELEEVTGLDRYRLIRQFRACFGTTPYRYLMMRRLQKARILISLRQPLVDIAGDTGFADQSHLNRHFKRAFGITPGRWAELTCEKSH; from the coding sequence ATGCTGGATTCTGTAAACCAAACCCCATCAGACGGTCTTGAACGTTTGTGCAAACCGCGCGAGCACTTCATTTCTGCGGCCCCGCTGCCGGGGATCGAGCGAATGGAAGCCCTTTTCTTTGGTAATATGTTTGCCCCCCATCGCCACGATACCTATGCGCTGGGCATCACCATGCAGGGCGTTCAGACCTTCAACTATCGCGGCTCTTCCTGTGCCAGTCAGCCCGGTAATGTGATCATCCTTCACCCCGACGAGGTCCATGACGGAGGTGCAGGAACCGAGGACGGTTTGCGCTATCGCATGCTTTATCTCGAACCATCACTGCTACGGCAGGGCCTTGGCACGGATACGGCTTCCCTGCCCTTTGTTTCTGATCCCGTCATTGCCGACTCGCAGCTGGCAGCAACCCTTGCCTCAATGCTCGCCCATCTTGATGAAGATGTTGATCCCCTTCTGATAGATCAATTTATCTCTGACATCGCCACCGGCCTTGCGCAGCACGCCAAAAACTCAATGAAACCGATTGGCTTTCTGGCGTTGGAACACATGGAACGGGCCAAACAATATCTTGAAGACAACTTTGATCGCCCGGTACAGTCCGCCGAGCTTGAAGAGGTCACGGGGCTTGATAGATATCGTCTTATCCGTCAATTCCGTGCCTGTTTTGGGACAACACCATATCGTTATCTGATGATGCGTCGCCTGCAAAAAGCCCGCATCCTTATCAGCCTTCGCCAGCCGCTGGTCGATATTGCGGGTGATACCGGATTTGCTGATCAAAGCCATCTTAATCGGCATTTCAAACGTGCATTTGGTATCACACCCGGCCGTTGGGCCGAACTCACATGCGAAAAAAGTCATTAA
- a CDS encoding BON domain-containing protein, with translation MTLLSRTLRRSKGRIVKVRNYIAQAGPVLVILAFMPLAGCTSLAVGAGATAGVAALQERGFGGAVSDTAITAEIWQKFLTEDENLFRRIEIEVVEGEVLLAGTVENTDSELKAVELAWQVNGVNRVINEINVGQGSSLMDSASDLLITTRIKTALMFDTDVYAINYSVETINGTVHIMGIAQSEHERNLVISHARATSYVRRVVSHVRLKDDPQRQRT, from the coding sequence ATGACATTGCTGTCACGCACATTGCGACGGTCAAAGGGCCGTATTGTTAAAGTCAGGAATTATATTGCGCAGGCAGGACCCGTTCTGGTGATCCTTGCTTTTATGCCACTTGCGGGGTGCACGTCTCTTGCAGTGGGTGCAGGTGCAACTGCCGGTGTGGCCGCCCTACAGGAACGCGGATTTGGCGGCGCGGTCAGCGATACCGCAATCACGGCCGAGATCTGGCAGAAGTTCCTGACCGAAGACGAAAACCTGTTTCGCCGGATCGAAATCGAAGTAGTTGAGGGGGAAGTTCTGCTTGCCGGAACGGTTGAAAATACCGACAGCGAACTTAAAGCGGTCGAACTGGCCTGGCAGGTCAATGGCGTAAACCGTGTCATCAACGAAATCAATGTCGGTCAAGGCAGCAGTTTAATGGACAGCGCCAGTGATCTTTTGATCACGACCCGCATCAAAACCGCACTGATGTTTGACACAGACGTCTATGCGATTAACTACAGTGTCGAAACCATCAATGGTACCGTCCATATCATGGGCATCGCGCAAAGCGAACATGAGCGCAACCTTGTCATCTCTCATGCACGCGCTACCAGTTATGTCAGACGCGTCGTCAGTCATGTAAGACTTAAGGACGACCCACAACGCCAGAGGACCTGA
- a CDS encoding SirB1 family protein, giving the protein MHFARLNDPSRDIAPYIDLLEAISGDVRNRIGSLSAQSRDEDGRAVVDLIVQAMQDVIPGHYQFQGDAENYDDIANADLMSVIDRKRGLPVALALLYVHVAKRCQIEITGIDFPGHFLLRLQSGGARRMIDPFHGGITLGSAELRELLKAFQGLDAELQPAHYREASDIAILLRLQNNIKVRALRRGELALAARVIDNSLLIAPDHDGLWHQLGALYARLHEDAKALHAFTRFVELCKNPMHRARISAVVEELRDRLGHQSSDRKNDTRDVPNSDTPVQLYPIRSQNTDHKNPSDNPDSGQP; this is encoded by the coding sequence TTGCATTTTGCACGGTTAAACGACCCCAGCCGGGATATTGCACCTTATATCGATTTGCTTGAAGCCATTTCTGGTGATGTCCGCAACCGGATTGGCTCCCTATCTGCGCAATCAAGAGATGAAGATGGCCGTGCCGTCGTCGACCTAATCGTGCAGGCCATGCAGGATGTTATCCCCGGTCACTATCAGTTTCAGGGCGATGCGGAAAATTATGACGATATCGCCAATGCAGATTTGATGTCGGTCATTGATCGAAAGCGCGGTCTTCCTGTGGCGCTCGCATTGCTTTACGTACATGTCGCAAAACGTTGCCAGATAGAGATCACGGGCATCGATTTTCCTGGTCACTTTCTGCTGCGTCTGCAATCCGGGGGGGCGCGAAGAATGATCGATCCCTTCCATGGCGGCATCACATTGGGTTCTGCCGAGTTACGCGAGTTGTTGAAGGCGTTTCAGGGGCTAGATGCAGAACTGCAACCCGCTCACTATCGTGAAGCATCTGATATTGCGATATTGTTACGACTTCAAAACAATATAAAGGTTAGGGCCCTTCGGCGGGGCGAGCTGGCCCTCGCCGCGCGTGTGATTGACAACAGTTTGCTGATTGCACCTGACCATGACGGGCTTTGGCATCAGCTCGGCGCGCTTTACGCCCGCCTGCACGAAGATGCAAAAGCACTCCATGCCTTCACCCGGTTCGTTGAACTGTGTAAGAACCCGATGCATCGGGCCCGCATAAGTGCTGTTGTCGAAGAACTGCGTGATCGCCTCGGTCATCAATCTTCTGACCGCAAGAATGACACGCGCGACGTGCCAAATTCAGATACGCCAGTGCAGCTATATCCGATCCGGTCGCAAAACACGGATCACAAAAATCCCTCGGACAATCCTGATTCCGGTCAACCCTGA
- a CDS encoding adenosine kinase yields the protein MSDTKFDVVGIGNAIVDVLSHCKEEDLGRLNLVKNAMTLIDAETADSLYAQMGPGLEMSGGSAGNTMAGIAALGAKGAYIGKVRNDQLGEVFRHDIRAIGVSFNSTPATSGSPTARCLIFVTPDGHRTMNTFLGACTELGPDDIDAELIASAKVTYMEGYLWDRPEAKEAFIKAAQVAHDAGRQVSISLSDSFCVDRHRESFRDLVHNHIDVLFANEDEIKSLYEVDTFEEALAEVRKHCKVAALTRSEKGSVIVSDDEVIQVDAEPVARVIDTTGAGDLFASGFLYGYTRGDSLATCGRLGSICAAEVISHMGARPDADLKELVAKTL from the coding sequence ATGAGTGACACCAAATTCGACGTCGTCGGAATCGGCAATGCCATTGTCGACGTTCTTTCTCACTGCAAGGAAGAAGACCTTGGCCGTTTGAACCTTGTAAAGAACGCCATGACTCTGATCGACGCCGAAACCGCCGACAGTCTTTACGCCCAAATGGGCCCTGGCCTTGAAATGTCCGGTGGATCCGCTGGCAATACCATGGCGGGGATTGCGGCCCTTGGTGCCAAAGGTGCTTATATTGGCAAGGTGCGTAACGATCAACTGGGTGAGGTTTTCCGCCACGATATCCGTGCCATCGGCGTTTCCTTTAATTCGACCCCGGCAACAAGCGGCTCCCCAACGGCGCGCTGCCTGATTTTCGTGACACCGGATGGTCATCGTACCATGAATACCTTCCTTGGTGCCTGCACGGAGCTTGGCCCGGATGATATCGATGCCGAACTGATCGCATCGGCCAAGGTCACCTACATGGAAGGATATCTTTGGGATCGGCCCGAAGCGAAGGAAGCTTTCATCAAGGCCGCACAGGTCGCGCACGATGCCGGACGACAGGTTTCGATCAGCCTGTCTGATTCCTTCTGTGTCGACCGTCATCGTGAATCGTTCCGCGATCTGGTCCATAATCATATCGACGTACTGTTTGCCAACGAAGACGAGATCAAATCGCTTTACGAGGTCGACACCTTCGAAGAAGCCCTGGCGGAAGTCCGTAAACACTGCAAAGTCGCAGCCCTGACCCGCAGTGAAAAAGGTTCGGTCATTGTATCGGATGACGAAGTCATACAGGTTGATGCCGAACCGGTTGCCCGCGTGATTGACACCACCGGCGCAGGTGATCTTTTCGCATCGGGCTTCCTTTATGGCTACACACGTGGCGATAGTCTTGCGACATGTGGTCGCCTTGGCTCGATTTGTGCTGCCGAAGTGATTTCGCATATGGGCGCACGCCCCGATGCAGACCTTAAGGAACTGGTTGCGAAGACTCTTTGA